AGTCAAATTTTAATCTTCATTTGTTATGTCCTTTTGTTTTGCATCAGCAGAATTGGTTTCCGTCACGTCTTTGGCTACGTGGATTAGtgcttaattaatttattgtttaATTGATGATCTAAGCTTTTGGTGAGCTCATGAAATTTGATGATAAGTTATAAGGGGATACTTTTGTTGGAGTTGGTCTTAGGTACAATCGGGTGTACCCGCATTTAGACCCTAACTCGCATTTTGACCAAAATCGTGTAGATGACagtattcggttatacaaatgatattgtgtataaatgacactgtttaGAAATCTAAATGACACTTtctgtaattgacattataatattgtaaatggcagtataatattttaaatgacactataagatagAAAAAATTATAGCGTCATTTATATATCCGAATAGTATCAATTGTAGGcggtgtcatttgtataatcgaataatgtcatttacacgattttgGTCAGAATACGGGTTAGGATCTGGGTGTGGGTTAACCCAGttgtacccaagtttttgtgcTTTTGTTAATGATATAGATTATAGAGTGTGATCATGTTTGTAAATTACCTCAAGTATTATTATATCTTATATCGTCATTAGTCACTCTCCTTAGACTTAAATTATGCTAATTAAACACAATTCATTCTAgagtttaaaattttttaaCATACGTGCCGACGCGCgtaaaattattgaatttagAGATTAAAATTTACATGTAAAAAATAGATTCACAATTTTGAAGAGTTATAAAATGCAATAAACACTAGACTATATGTTTGTGGTATTGCTAAACTATCCttgaaaatttaaataagtAAAGATATTAATATAGGTATTACTACAATTTATAGGTACAAATATTACAATTAATGAATCACATTATACGGCTTGCTTCTTCTCTTCCTCTTCatacttcttcttttctttttccaatcAAACTTCTCCATAATCATTGTGAAGATtaacattaaataaggttaatataGGTATAATTATTgtgaaaattaacattaaataaggttaatataggtaaaaagtattttttttcttaataattgtgcAAAACACTTAAACGACTTAGATTAAAAatgggagggagtatataatactgATGTAATAGGAAAACTAatttttgtaaaacaaattaaagctcttctcTGTAGGGATAGATTCACACTGGTATAATATTCAATATAAATTTAACACATAAACTGGTATATGTCAATAAAAAGGGAAAATaatgaacaatattttttttagtacaAAAACAAAATAGTAGTAACAATTAAATGGCAGCAAGATACAAAAGTCACCATAATTTTCAGACACTCTAATCTGGCTTAAGCAACTAAAATTAAACCTCATGTTTCATCTTGCAGTaataaatccaaaaaaaaaaaaaacaaaacattattaaaaaaaaaacattattagGAAAAATGTATCAGGTAAAAATCATAGTATATAGatttcaaaagataaaaattCAAGCTTTACACACATTTTACAGAGATAAAAACTTCCCACCACCACTACTGCTTAGAATTTTCAGAGTCACAGATACTCTTGAAAGTAAATAACATACATAGGTGTAAAATCTTCAACAATAAAATACTACAAAGATTTGAATCCATTCAAAACAAAGAGTTTCAAGATCATGCTTCCCATGTTTAGACAATATGTCTCACTATTCTGACTTCTTCCACCTGCAGCCAAGACTGAGTTATTCACCAAAAATAGTCATATCATGTAGAACAAGATGCAGTTCATCCGCGAATGTTCGAGAGAGGTTTGACAGAGtacaagagaaaaaaaaaagcatataGTATACATGATGAGGCATGACACTTCATGTGTGTGAAAGGATAGGAAAGGGAAATACTTGTCAAACATGTCTCCTCCTTCACAGAGACGTCGACTCTCTCCAGCTTTGGGCTGTTGACCCTCTACAAGAAAGGGCAGAAAATGAATGTGGCTTCCGTGGTGCTTAAAGAACAACTTCGTCTcctaaataaaaattcaaaattttttcATGTGTTCTAACCATATTGTATCCTATCTATAAGAACAAGAGGAAGTAAATCATATGTTGCAGTGATGGTGTCGATGAGGATAAAAGTCGACTTGTGTTATATACCACTCTTTGGTGATGCTAAGACTTCTTAATGGTTTTCACTTTTGTGacatctaatgtataatgtcaGAGGCCTTTTGTTGTGCTCGTTTCTTAAGATACAATTGTAACGATAACAAGGAAAATATGATAACAGCAACGGTTGAGCACGACAAAAACAACACGAAATATTGCAAGTATAGGTTAGGATGTCTAAACTGCTGTAATACTATATCTTAGGTCATCATTCCTTCATCCGAATAATATACGACTGACTTTTTTAGAAGATAATGAGTTATGCTGAAAGAGCCAACGGCTTTTATCAGTACGACACttagtttatttgtttcaaGAAGTCAAATAAAAGAACCaggcaaaataaataaatggaagAAATAAACAGAAATGTGATCTTTGAACAGCGTAGTGAGGCGGGAGTTGAATAAAATGTAGCTCTTGAACCTAGAAAATGAATTCTTGTTGCTGACCATGTAAACTTCCAtctcaaaatatcaaaatatatatatatatatatatagagagagagagacagagagagagagacctccTTATATTAGCAAGTGAATGGAATCAAGCTCTGTCTATCGACACTAAACTGTTGTCTGTTCATCCTCGACTGGCAGAAGAGGGGCTTTCGCAGTATTGGTTGCAGAGCTTCCATCGTTGCTGTTCTCAGTCCCCTTAACTTCTTTTGCCTTTCCCCACATCACCGAGTAGAACCCGATAACGATGACAATTGACCCCAACACACTGTACAAAAGAATCCAAACTCTTGTGCAAATTAGAAATTTTAGTCATATTTCTGAAGTCATCAACTTAGCTATGACTTAACCATTGATAGCAAATATAGTTGTGGTAAAATCACTTACAATTAAATAACTTCAAAAAATGTTGACACACACCACCTCTCACCTTCCAAGATACAGTATATCACCCAAGAAGATAAGACCGAGCACAGCAGATATCACGATTCCCAATGGATGAAACATTGCAACGAAAAGAGGACCCTTTTTGCGCAGACACCATGAAGTTACACCGACTTGGAATGCAGAACCAAACACTCCCTACGAAGAAGAGGAATTGCATTTTGCCTGACATTATTCCCAATGTAACAAACTCATCTTGATCTAATTGCATTGCCTAACATTATCAATTGTGTTTATAGTTATGAAACAGCTCGTCTATTCACCTACCGAATACAGAACAGCAATCAGTCGGATATTAGGCTGCAACGACCAAGCACTTAGGTCTCGGTCAGTAATCAGAGACACGAATGTGGACAGAATGGCAGCAAAGAAGCAGTAAAAGAATACTACAACCAGCTCTGCTGGGTATTTCTTAAGAATCGATGCCtgcaaaagaaataaataaataaataaataaatatatatatatatatatatatatatatacattaaaaaaatcaatttcattCCTATCTTGTCTAGTTTCTCTTCATGTCTTCATTATACCTGTACAATTATGTAGGCTGAAGCAACGACACAGTCTGCAGTAAGGAATAATCCTCCGATAACCCATCTTGACTGCGCTACCACATTAGCAGACAACAGATGAGTGAAGATTTCGGGGCCTTTGTACAGAGTGACAACAAAGGCGCCAGAAATGGAGACGACCGTTCCAAATGTTTTTGCCAGAAAACTCGAGTTTCTACAGTTTAGCACTTCCATCCTAAACAGTAAGCACCACAAAGTCAAAGTTTAAGCAAACTGACAATTCCCTCTCGTAAAAGAGAAGCCACAGATCAATGTAAAGCACGACGTTTGGCACGATCAAGAACCTGAATATGACAGCAAGCACAAAGGTGAATCCGGGGATGAGATTAAGCATTGCTGAAGCGAATTCAGCAGAAGTATAACTGATTCCAGTGTATCCAGTCAGCTGAGCCAAACACCTACGATGTTATTAcacaaaaacatgaaataaacacAAATCAAGATTTTCACCAAACTCAACTAAGTCCAAAAGAAATGGTGCAAGAACTTAATCAGAACCTCATTCTTTCCGAATTCAATACAACCTAAACTAAAATCCCAATCCACAGCATGCCATCTTAAAAAAGAGATGCAAAAGCTTCATTAAAGCATCACTCTCTTCAAATTGGACGGAGTTTTGAACTAAAATCTCTCTCTACAAACATCTATTCAAAGAAAATCTCTCAAAGATGCGACCTTTCCTTCATAAATCTCGTTGTTCTCAATTTATTCAAGAGATAattgtaaatacacgaactttcgcccaattctggttttgcacatgaactatCCAAGAGAAATGGTGCAAGAACTTAATCAGAACCTCATTCTTTCATAATTCAACACAACCTAAACTAAAATCTCAACCCACATCCAGTAATCACAGCATctcatattaaaaaataaattgcaaaaCGCCTCACTACAACAGCATTCTCTCCTAATTGGATGGAGTCTTGAACTAAAACCTCTCTCTACATACATCTATTACAAGAAAATTCCTCAAAGATATAATCTTTCCTTCATAAATCGCGTTGCATTGTCAATTTAATGCGAAGAAGGGGTGAAAAAACATACCCAAGAACTCCTAACGAAAAAAACCCACAAACAAGCAGGAATGTCAGCGGCGGCCGATTTGATGACCTGCAAAAACTCCCCCTTTTCACACACAAAaaaagacacacacacacacccaattgagagagggagagaagatgAGTGGTGCCTGTGAACGAGGAGAGATAAAGGAAGAAGAATTAGGGCGGCGAGGGCATTGGAGTAAGCTACGAAGGTGTAATTAGTCATTCCGGAAGCCAGAGCGCTTTTGCTGATGATAATCAGCCCTACTTGCGCCGTTGAAGCCAGCACCATCCCCAAATACGGTGTCGCAGCGTGCTCCGGCAGCCCCATCTCCGCCGCCTCCGCCCCAATCTTTGACCGCGAGCTGCTTACTCGCGTTGACTCCGCTGATGCTATGGGGATTGAGCttgcgttttttttttgtaatattttacttttaaaaaacgtttttattattactagtaatactttttgttttttatttgagGAATGAATAAATGTAAGTATCTAGATTTCATTGGATGCGATTCACGTAAGAGCATCACCAACGCTTGCACctatagtgggtgcaataggaGTGGTCTCatttctattgcacccactccaacaaT
The genomic region above belongs to Salvia miltiorrhiza cultivar Shanhuang (shh) chromosome 5, IMPLAD_Smil_shh, whole genome shotgun sequence and contains:
- the LOC131025276 gene encoding WAT1-related protein At3g28050-like, whose amino-acid sequence is MGLPEHAATPYLGMVLASTAQVGLIIISKSALASGMTNYTFVAYSNALAALILLPLSLLVHRSSNRPPLTFLLVCGFFSLGVLGCLAQLTGYTGISYTSAEFASAMLNLIPGFTFVLAVIFRMEVLNCRNSSFLAKTFGTVVSISGAFVVTLYKGPEIFTHLLSANVVAQSRWVIGGLFLTADCVVASAYIIVQASILKKYPAELVVVFFYCFFAAILSTFVSLITDRDLSAWSLQPNIRLIAVLYSGVFGSAFQVGVTSWCLRKKGPLFVAMFHPLGIVISAVLGLIFLGDILYLGSVLGSIVIVIGFYSVMWGKAKEVKGTENSNDGSSATNTAKAPLLPVEDEQTTV